The Paenarthrobacter aurescens region GAGGACTGGGCGCTGGATGAAGCCAGCGAATTTTTGGTGATCGCCGCAACCTTGCTGGATTTGAAGGCTGCCCGCCTCCTGCCTGCCGGTGAGGTGGAGGATGCGGAGGACATTGCCCTCCTGGAAGCGAGGGACCTGCTGTTTGCGCGCCTCCTTCAGTACAAGGCGTTCAAGCAGATCGCCGGGATTCTGGGCGGCACGCTGGATGAAGAAGCCCGGAGATACCCGCGGCAGGTTGCCCTTGAAGGCCATTTCGCCGCTTTGCTTCCCGAACTTGTGTGGCGGCATACTCCGGAGCAGTTCGCGGAGCTTGCTGCCAAAGCGCTCAAACCCAAGGACTCTGCCCCGGCCGAGGTGGGCTTGGATCACCTCCACGCTCCGCCGGTCAGCGTCAAGGAGCAGGCCGAGATTATGGGTTACCGGTTGAAGCTGGGCGCGCCGCTGTCGTTCCAGGCGTTGATTGCCGACGCCGAGACAACCTTGGTGGTAGTGGCCCGATTCCTGGCCTTGCTGGAGATGTTCCGGGACCGCGTTGTTGCCTTTGAACAGCCCGGGCCGCTGGCTGAGCTGACTGTTCGATGGACGGGCGATGACGCCGGATGGGACAGTTCCAGCCTGATCGAGGAATACGGGCCGGAAGCAGGAGCAGGAAACGGGGATGACGTCAGTGAGTGAACAGGAAACGGCAGAGGACGGCCTGGCTGAGCTGGAGGCTTTGCCAGGGGGTGCGCGTGCAGCACTGGAGGCTGTCCTGATGGTCATTGACGTGCCTGCCACCTCGGAGGAGCTCGCCGCCGGGCTGAACGTCACGGTGGCCGTCGTCGAGGATTTGCTGCAGGACCTTCAGCGGGAGTATAGCGGCTATACTGTTAAAGCCCCGGACGTGGATGCTGTCGGCTTTGCCAATGCCAGCACTGCACCCCGGGGTTTTGAATTGCGGAACGTCGCCGGTGGGTGGCGGATTTATTCACGGGCGGATTTTGCCGACGTCGTGGGCAGATTCGTCCTTGAGGGGCAGACCACCAGGCTTACTCAGGCGGCGCTTGAGACGCTGGCGGTCATTGCTTACCGGCAACCGGTCTCCAGGGCCCGGGTTTCCGCCATTCGTGGCGTCAACGTAGATTCCGTGGTCCGGACTCTCACCCAAAGGGGTTTGATCGAGGACTCCGGAAATGATCCTGAATCGGGGGCTGTCCTCTACAGGACAACCTCTTACTTCCTGGAACGGATGGGCATCGGCTCGGTGGCTGAACTGCCGCAGCTCTCGCCGCACCTTCCTGGTTTGGAAGGCATCGACGAGTACTACGACGCCAGCCGGATGTAGCCCAAGGCCAGCACCGGTACTGCAAGAGAACTTCATACTGATTCACGGCGCCATATCAAGGTGCACAGCGACAAAGGGCAGACGATGTCTGCCCGGCTGGCTAGTGTTGATTTCAACACCTATTGCCGGCCATTACTACACAAGGACGGGTCATGACACAGGCGGGACGCCAGAGTTCACCACGTAACGGTTCGGGACGAAACAGTTCCGGACGCAATGAGGCCAAGGGAGGCGGCACAGGCCGCTCCAACGCCGGCGGTTTCTCAGGCCGCGGCGGCAGTGCCGGCGCTGGAAAGCGCAACTTCCCACAGGGCGAGGGTCGCCCTTTCAAGGCTTCGAAGCCGCGTGAAGCGGCACCTTTCGATCCTGATAACCCCACAACAGCGGGCGATTACGATCGCGGCCAGGCAGCCAGGCCCACAAAGCCCTTCCGTAAGCCCGGCTCCAACAAGCCCGGCTTTGGCAAAGCTCCCGGAACTCCGGGCGCCATCAAGCCTAAAGCGAAGCCGGCACGGCAGTATGGCTCCAAGGCCTTCGGCAGCGAACGCTTCGGCCAGAACCTGGGCCCCATCCGCAAGCCGGCCCGCAACCGCGGTCCGCGCCAGGAAGTGCCCCAGTCCGATCTCCACGATGCTGACGGCGTACGCCTGCAAAAGGTCATGGCGCAGGCAGGCGTGGCCTCACGCCGCGTGTGCGAGGAAATGATCCTCGAAGGACGCGTCGAGGTTGACGGTGTGGTTACCACCGAGCTTGGTATGCGCGTTGATCCCACGGCAGCCGTGATCCACGTCGATGGCATCCGGATCCAGCTGGACGACACCCTGGTCTACATGGTCTTCAACAAGCCCAAGGGCGTTGTTTCCACCATGGAGGACCCTGAAGGCCGTCCCTGCATCAGCGACTTCCTCAAGAACAACAAGAACAAGGGCGAGCGCCTGTTCCACGTCGGCCGCCTGGACGTCGCCACTGAGGGCCTGCTGCTGCTGACAAACGACGGCGAACTGGCCAACCGCCTGACGCACCCTTCGTACGAGGTACCCAAGACGTACCTGGTCCAGGTGCGTGGTCCGTTCCCGCAAGGTGTGGGCGCAAAGCTGAAGAACGGCGTCGAGCTTGAAGACGGCGTAGCTGCAGTGGACTCCTTCCGCCTGGTTGATTCGACCCCCGGTCACGTCCTGATTGAGGTAGTGCTGCACTCGGGCAAGAACCGCATTGTGCGCCGTATGTTCGACGCCGTCGGATTCCCCGTGGAGCGTCTTGTCCGCGTCAAGGTTGGCCCCATCGGCTTGGGCGACCAGCGTCAGGGCAGCATCCGCAACCTCGGCAGGCAGGAAGTCGGACACCTCCTGGCATCGGTGGGACTCTAAGGCATGTCGGCATTCGGTACGCACGGCCGGGGCCATCTTGATGGCCCGGTCGTCGTTCTCGGTACAGGCTTGCTTGGGGCCAGCATTGGCCTCGGCCTGCGCGGACGCGGAGTCCCCGTGTTCCTTTTTGATCCCTCGCCCACCAACCAGGCGGTGGCGGTGGACATCGGTGCGGGACGGCCACTGGGGGAGTTGGCTGAACAACCTCAACTGGTAGTTGTCGCGGCCCCGCCGGACGTTACGGCCGACGTCGTGCAGAAGGCGTTGGCGGATTACCCGTCAGCGGTGGTTGTTGATATTGCCAGCGTCAAGGCCACCATCCAGGCACAGTTGCGCGAACGCGGCGTTGACCTCGCCCGCTATGTGGGTACCCACCCCATGGCTGGCAGGGAGAAGTCCGGCCCGGTTGCGGCCAGGGGTGAGCTTTTCACTTCCATGCCGTGGGTGCTGTGCCCCTCCGAAGAAACCTCGGATGCTGCACTCCAGGCTGCACGTTCGCTCGCAGGGGATTTGGGAGCAATAGTTTCCCAATTCACGGCGGACGAGCACGATGAAGCCGTGGCGTTGGTGTCCCACTTGCCGCAGATCATGTCCTCGCTTCTGGCGAGCCGTCTGCAAGGTACGCCGCTCCATGCGCTGTCTTTGGCCGGCAATGGACTCCGGGACACCACCCGCATTGCCGCCAGCGATCCCACCCTCTGGGTGCAGATCCTGGGCGGCAACGCAGAAAAGGTGGTGTCCATCCTGCATGGTGTCCGGGAGGACCTGAACCGTCTGATCGGCACCTTGGAAGAACCGCTCGCCCCCGGCGCGCGGCTCGACCTCGCCCAGCTGATCAGCGAGGGCAATGCCGGCCAGGCCCGGATCCCCGGAAAGCACGGCGGGCCTCCCCAGGCCTATTCGTGGCTCACTATCCTGGTGGATGACAAGCCTGGCCAGATCGCGCAGCTCCTGACGGAGATCGGCGAGATCGGTGTGAACCTTGAAGACCTTCGGCTCGACCATTCGTCCGGACAGAACGTGGGCATGGTGGAACTTTCCGTGCTTCCGAGCAAGCATGACCTCCTTGTTGAAGCTTTGACTGACCGTGGATGGCGGGTACTCCAGTAATGACGCGTGAATTCTTTGGCCCGGAGACAGTTGCCCGGCC contains the following coding sequences:
- a CDS encoding segregation and condensation protein A, which codes for MGPSITPTAEADLALAVPAVTPDAGTSEVRKAGFEVRLANFTGPFDLLLGLISKHKLDITEVALATVTDEFIKYIRRLQELGEDWALDEASEFLVIAATLLDLKAARLLPAGEVEDAEDIALLEARDLLFARLLQYKAFKQIAGILGGTLDEEARRYPRQVALEGHFAALLPELVWRHTPEQFAELAAKALKPKDSAPAEVGLDHLHAPPVSVKEQAEIMGYRLKLGAPLSFQALIADAETTLVVVARFLALLEMFRDRVVAFEQPGPLAELTVRWTGDDAGWDSSSLIEEYGPEAGAGNGDDVSE
- a CDS encoding SMC-Scp complex subunit ScpB, with protein sequence MTSVSEQETAEDGLAELEALPGGARAALEAVLMVIDVPATSEELAAGLNVTVAVVEDLLQDLQREYSGYTVKAPDVDAVGFANASTAPRGFELRNVAGGWRIYSRADFADVVGRFVLEGQTTRLTQAALETLAVIAYRQPVSRARVSAIRGVNVDSVVRTLTQRGLIEDSGNDPESGAVLYRTTSYFLERMGIGSVAELPQLSPHLPGLEGIDEYYDASRM
- a CDS encoding pseudouridine synthase; the encoded protein is MTQAGRQSSPRNGSGRNSSGRNEAKGGGTGRSNAGGFSGRGGSAGAGKRNFPQGEGRPFKASKPREAAPFDPDNPTTAGDYDRGQAARPTKPFRKPGSNKPGFGKAPGTPGAIKPKAKPARQYGSKAFGSERFGQNLGPIRKPARNRGPRQEVPQSDLHDADGVRLQKVMAQAGVASRRVCEEMILEGRVEVDGVVTTELGMRVDPTAAVIHVDGIRIQLDDTLVYMVFNKPKGVVSTMEDPEGRPCISDFLKNNKNKGERLFHVGRLDVATEGLLLLTNDGELANRLTHPSYEVPKTYLVQVRGPFPQGVGAKLKNGVELEDGVAAVDSFRLVDSTPGHVLIEVVLHSGKNRIVRRMFDAVGFPVERLVRVKVGPIGLGDQRQGSIRNLGRQEVGHLLASVGL
- a CDS encoding prephenate dehydrogenase, with protein sequence MSAFGTHGRGHLDGPVVVLGTGLLGASIGLGLRGRGVPVFLFDPSPTNQAVAVDIGAGRPLGELAEQPQLVVVAAPPDVTADVVQKALADYPSAVVVDIASVKATIQAQLRERGVDLARYVGTHPMAGREKSGPVAARGELFTSMPWVLCPSEETSDAALQAARSLAGDLGAIVSQFTADEHDEAVALVSHLPQIMSSLLASRLQGTPLHALSLAGNGLRDTTRIAASDPTLWVQILGGNAEKVVSILHGVREDLNRLIGTLEEPLAPGARLDLAQLISEGNAGQARIPGKHGGPPQAYSWLTILVDDKPGQIAQLLTEIGEIGVNLEDLRLDHSSGQNVGMVELSVLPSKHDLLVEALTDRGWRVLQ